AGAAGGCGGTGGCGCAGCCCGAGGTCCAGTCGTTGTTCGCGAGCTTCCTCGCCGACGAGTGACCTCAGCGCCGCGCCTGCCGCAGCTGTCGCAGGTGTCGCGTCACCGGCGGCGCGGACCGCGGCGAGCGGTTGTCAGCGTCGAGAATCTCCGCCTCGTCGGCGTTTATCTGCTATGCCGCCCGCATGAAGCGCAACCACATCATGTGTGGCCTCCTGCTCGCCGCGGCCTGCGGCGGCGGGGGCAAGAAGACCACGACCACGACGGGCGGCGGCACTGGCTCCAACGCGCCCGGCCCGGGCGACACCGGCGGTGGCGTGCAGGTCCCGGCGCCCGACCCGACCGCGGCCGCGCGCCACGCGTTCGCCAACCCCGGCGGCATGTGGATGCCGCGCCAGATGAACCACGCGGTCCACGCCGCGGCGCTGCGGTCGCTGGGCGTGACGATCCCGGCCGAGGATCTGTCGGACCCGCTGGCGGCGCCGCTCAACGCGGTGGTGTCGCTCGGCGGCTGCACCGCGTCGTTCGTCTCGGGCCAGGGCCTGATCGTGACCAACCACCACTGCGTGCAGGGCGCGCTCCAGTACAACTCCAAGCCCGAGCGCAACCTGGTCGAGGACGGGTTCCTGGCCAAGACCAAGGCCGAGGAGCTGCCGGCCGGGCCGACCCAGAAGGTGTTCGTCGCGCGGGCGTTCACCGACGTGACCGACGCGATCCTCGGCGGGGACAAGCCGATCGCCGGCATCGCCGATCCCGTCAAGCGCAAGGAGGAGGTCGAGAACCGGACCAAGGCCCAGCTCGCCGCGTGCGAGAAGGACCGCCCCGGCATCCGCTGCGACGTGAAGAGCTTCTTCCGCGGCGCCGAGTACCAGCTGATCGAGTACCTCGAGATCCGCGACGTGCGGCTGGTGTACGTGCCCGCGCGCTCGATCGGCAACTACGGCGGCGAGATCGACAACTGGGCGTGGCCGCGCCACACCGGCGACTGGTCGTTCTTCCGGGCCTACGTCGGCCCCGATGGCCAGCCCGCTGACTACAGCGCCGACAACGTGCCGTTTGCGCCCAAGCACTGGCTCAAGATCGATCAGGACGGTCAGGCCGAGGACGACTTCGTGATGGTGACCGGCTACCCCGGCCGCACGTCGCGCGTGACCACGGCGTCCGAGGTCGACTTCGACGTCGCCTGGCGCTACCCGAACACGATCCAGTACTACCAGGAGCGCTACGATCTGCTCGAGCAGCTGCTCAAGAGCGACGCGCCGGCCGCGACCAAGATCAAGGCCGGCGTCGCCAAGCAGGGCATCCAGAACGGCCTCGAGAAGACCACCGGCGTCCTGGCGGGGCTGCAGAAGGGCGACATCCTCGAGCGCAAGCGCGCGATCGACGACAAGGTCAAGTCGTGGGCGGCCCGGACCGGCCACGAGGACTACAAGGCCGCGATCGAGAAGCTCGAGGACATGCTGGCCGCCGATCGCAAGACCGCGGCCGGCGACTTCAACTTCGGCATCACGATGGGCGGCTCGAACCACCTGCGCACCGCGCTCCTGTTCGTGCGCATGGCCGAGGAGCGCGGCAAGCCCGACGCCGCCCGCAAGCCCGGCTACCAGGACCGCGACATGCCGCGCCTCGAGGGCGGCCAGAAGCAGCAGACGCGGCAGTTCGACGCGATCCTCGATCGCATGTTCTTCAAGCTGGTGCTGACCAAGGCCGCGGCGCTGCCGGCGGCCGAGCGGGCGTGGCTGAACCCGCTGCTCGGCATCAAGAAGGGCGCGAAGATCACCGACAAGCTGATCGAGGCGCGGCTCGACGCGCTGTACCAGGGCACGAAGCTCGAGGACGAGGCCACGCGCATCGACCTGCTCAAGAACGCGACGCCCAAGAGCCTGAAGGCGTCGAAGGATCCCTTCGTCAAGCTGGCGGTCGCGGTGTGGCCGCTGATCAAGGCCAGGAGGATCGGGACGACAAGCGCGCGGGCGACTACCTCGTCGTGGCGCCGATGTACGCCAAGGCGATGGTCGAGGCCCTCGGCGGCTTCGTTGCGCCCGACGCCAACTCGACGCTGCGCATCACCTACGGCACGATCAAGCCGTTCGCGGCGGGTGGGCTGCCGTTCACGAAGGCCCACGAGATCCTCGCCAAGGACACCGGCGAGGAGCCGTTCGACGCGCCGGCCAAGCTGCTCGCTGGCATCAAGGCCGGCAAGTTCGGCCCGTACGCCGACGCCGCGCTCGGCGACCTGCCGATCGACTTCATCGCCGACCTCGACATCACCGGCGGCAACTCGGGCTCGCCGGCGCTCAACAACAAGGGCGAGCTGGTCGGGCTCGCGTTCGACGGCAACATCGAGGGCGTGGCCTCGGACGTCGTCTTCGACTACTCGACGACCCGCACGATCATCGTCGACACCCGCTACATGATGTGGGTCATGGACGCGATCGACGGCGCCGACAACGTCCTCGAAGAGATGGGCGTCCGCCCGTCGCTGTGATCGCGGTGGCGGCGTAGGCGGCGCGCGGGCGGTGAGGCCGTCGCCGCGCCGGGTGCGGCGGGATCGGTTGGCTGCGAGTTCCAGAGGGGTGTCGCCGAACCTCCCCAACGGGGGCCGCCCCGATAGGGCCCCTCCCCACGGCGCGAATCTCCCGGCGCGTGGAGCGGTGCTCGACCGAAGAAGTTCCGAGCTCCGGGCCGGGGCCGGCGCGTGGCGGCCAGGGCACCGCGCGTGCCGGTCGGCGCGCGCCGTGGCCAGAGGACCGCGCGTGCGGGCCGGCGCGCGGCTGGGCAGGGCGTCGCGTGGTCATTCCACCCGCGAGTCGCGATCGAACAGCCACAGCTCGAGCGCGCGCTGCTCGTCATCCTGGCGGCCGTGGGTGTAGGGCCACGGCAAGGCTGGGTGGCGGTGACGGGGCTGCGGGCGGGTGAGCATCGCGGCGAGGCGGCGGCGCGTTTGCGTGCCGAGCGATCGGAGTAGGGCGAGCGGAGCGAACATGAGGCACCTCCTTGGGGGACATCCGTGCTGACGGCGCGGGGTCGTCGGCATTACGCGGATCGCACCGGCCGGCGCGCGGCCGATGCGCTGGTGGCGCCGCGCGGTGGCGCCCCCGGTGCCTGGTCACGAGGAGGCGCACCCACCTCACGGCCGTCTCGAACAACGACGGCGGCGGGATTGGATTTCCCAGCGATCGTCCTGTGTTGAGGCCGCTTCTGACGCGGCGGGTCAAACGCCGTGATCAAGAGAGGTGCCCGAGTGGAAGCCCAGGGGTTCCAGTACGTTGCTGGCCGGTCGCGAGGGCGATGCGCGTGATCCGCACCACCTGTGATCGCGGGAGCGTCGACGACGCGCGGGCTGTCGCGCTACGGTCTCGGGTCCATGCGCACCCTGACTTCGATCGTGTCCGCCGCCGTGGCGCTCGCGCTGCTGGCCGCGCCGGCCGCCGCCGAGCGTCGGCACCGCGGCAAGCCGTCCGCGCCCGTCGCCCTCACTGCCACCGCCGAGCGCACCGCCACCGGCTGGCGCGTCGTGGTCGACGCCGCGCCGACCGTGGCGGTCGACGACGTCGTGGTCGAGATCGACGGACGGGCCACGCGGTTCGGCGCCACGACCGCGCGCACGCCGCGGCACCTGGTCGCGCCGATCGCCCTCGGCCGCAACCCGGGCAAGGACGTCGTGGTCACGGCCCGCCTCGCGGGGCGCAGCCAGAGCCTGATCGTTCGCGTCGGGGCGCCGGCGCCGGCGCAGAAGCCCCAGGTGATCACCGTCCGCACGATCAACGGCGTCAGCGTCGCCGAGGTGCGCAAGTGAACGCGCGCCTGTGCGCGGGCGCGCTGCTGGTCGCCGCGGCGGCGTGCGGCGGCGGTGACAGCGGTCCTCCCAAGCTGACCGGCCTGGTGCTGTACGAGGATCGCGCGCAGCTGGCCAGCGGCCGGCTCGACACCACGCTCCAGCTGCTGCCGGCGCGCGGCGTCACGGTCAGCCTGATCAACGAGGCCGACGGCGCGGTGATCACCACGGTCACGACCGACGACGATGGGCGCTACACCGTCGAGTGGGTCGAGCCGCTGGTCGAGCCGACCGAGCCGCTGCACCTCCTGGCGGCGGCCATGAGCATGGCGCCCGAGCGGCCGATCCAGGTCGTGCGCCGCAACAGCCAGGTCCACGGCTTCGGCGGCGACGCGTTCACGTGGGAGGACAAGATCGACGTCGATCTGGTCGTCACCGAGGCCTCGGGCGCGGCCGCGGCGTTCAACGTCTTCGACATGGCGGTGAGCTCGGCCGACGCCGTGCGCACCAACCTCGACGTCCTGCCGGCGCCGCTCACGGCGATCTGGGAGAAGGGCTCCAACGACGGCACGTACTACAGCGGCGACAGCCGGATCCACCTGCTCGGCGCCGCCAGCGACGACGACGGCTACGACGACACCGTCATCCTCCACGAGATCGGTCACTTCTTCGAGGACACGGTCGGGCGCAGCGACAGCCCGGGCGGCGGGCACGACGGCTCGCCGACCAACCCCAACCTGGCCTGGTCCGAGGGCTTCTCGACCTACTGGGCGATGGCGGTCAAGAACGAGCCGTTCTACGGCGACTCGAACTCTGGCGGCGGCTGGGGCTACAACGCCGAGACCACGGTCACCCGCGCCCCGCAGCCGGCGGGCTCGATCGGGCAGGCCGTCGGTGAGAACCTCATCACCGAGGTCCTCTGGGACATCGGTGACGCGCCCAGCGGGGACGACGATCAGCTGGCCGGCGACCACATCGTGGTCGAGAGCGTCCAGCCGATGTACCTGCGGACCTCGGCGCTGCGCCAGGTCGGTCAGGGCGGCGTCGACCTGGTCGACTTCCTTGACGGCTACTTCGTCCTCGCCGGCCTCCGCGACTGCGCCGCCGTCCGGCAGATCGTCGTGACCACGCACACGTTCCCGTACGACTTCGGCGGTCCCGCCGGCCCGTGTCCGTGAACTCGCCGCGGCTGCCGTCGCCGGTCGCCGGCGCGCGCGTCGCGATCTTCGGGCTCGCGCTCGCGACCGCGAGCGGCGGGTGCGCCGTGCGCCGGCAGTTCACGCGCGCCGATGACGCCGCGGTCCGGGCGGTGCTGACCACCCAGCAGGCCGCGTGGAACCGCGGCGACCTGGTCGGCTACATGGACGGGTACCTGCGGTCGCCAGCGCTGGTGTTCACCTCGGGCAGCAAGGTCCGCCGCGGCTGGAACGAGACCTACGCCAAGTACCGCGATCGCTACGGCAGCGACCCGTCGACGATGGGCACCCTGGCGTTCGAGGTGCTCGGCGTGCAGGCGCTCGGCCCCGACGGCGCGATCGTGCTCGGCCGCTGGGTCCTGACCGACACGCCCAACAGCGGCAGCGGCGTGTTCTCGGTCGCGCTCGCACGGACCGCGGCCGGCTGGAAGGTCGTCCACGATCACACCTCGAGCGATCCGCCCCCGGACGCGGCGCCGTAGCGATCGAGGTCGGCCAGCATCGCGACGCTCGTGGCCGGCGCCGCGCGGGCTTCCGTGGTCGGTAGCCACGAGGCCGCCGGAGCGGGGGCCAGAGCCGACGTCGGAACCGGAACCGGAGGCGGAGCCGGAACCGGAGCCGGAGCCGGAGCCGGAGTCGGAACCGGAGCCGGAACCAGAACCGGAACCGGAGTCGGAACCGGCCCGGGAACCGCCGCCGTGGCACCCGCACCCGTGGTCCGCGTGCTCACGGCGGCAAGCGTCGGCGCCGGCTCGGGGGCGTCCGGGTGTCGTCCGTAGCCGACGCTGCGCCACGGGCGCCGCAGCGCGCGCTCACGCTCCCAGCGGTGCTTGCGCCGCAGCCCGCTCGCCTGCGCCGGCCACCCGACCAGCCGCGCCCGTTTCTTGACCGCCGCGACCTGCTCCGGCGGAAGCGGCACGCCGTACCGGTCGAGCTCGAGGTCGACGTCGATCAGCACCGCGACCGTCGCCGGGTCGCCGCGGTCGAACTCTTGCTCGGCTGCCTGGACCTCGGCGAACGAGTACGGCCGATCGCTCTTGCCGATCGCGAACATCTCGCCGGTGTCGGGGTCGCGCTGCAGGTTGAACACGCGCCTCATCGCCGCACCCCACCGAGCCCGGTCGCGAGCGCCGCCTCGAGCACCGCCAGCACGTCGCACGGCGGCGCGTCCAACGCGATGCCGTACTGGGCGACGACCTCCGGATCGCCGGGGCTGATCACCGTGCTCGTGCGTCGATCGCACCTCACCGCGTCGATCGTGTCCAGGCGATCGAACTCGCCGCGCAGCCACGCCTGCCGCCACGCCTCGATCGCCGCGCGGCTCTCGTCCTCGCTCCGCGGCGTCCCGTCGGCGTGGCGGCCGAAGTCGACCGCCGCCAGCAGCGCCAGCGCGCTGGGCTCGTCGCTCGCGGCCTCTTCCGCGGCGGCGACCTGCGCGTCGGCGTAGAGCCGCCCGTCCTTGCCGGCGACGTAGGTGGCGCCGGTCACGGCGTCGCACTCCAGGATGTAGTCCCGCATGGCCCCC
The genomic region above belongs to Myxococcales bacterium and contains:
- a CDS encoding S46 family peptidase gives rise to the protein MKRNHIMCGLLLAAACGGGGKKTTTTTGGGTGSNAPGPGDTGGGVQVPAPDPTAAARHAFANPGGMWMPRQMNHAVHAAALRSLGVTIPAEDLSDPLAAPLNAVVSLGGCTASFVSGQGLIVTNHHCVQGALQYNSKPERNLVEDGFLAKTKAEELPAGPTQKVFVARAFTDVTDAILGGDKPIAGIADPVKRKEEVENRTKAQLAACEKDRPGIRCDVKSFFRGAEYQLIEYLEIRDVRLVYVPARSIGNYGGEIDNWAWPRHTGDWSFFRAYVGPDGQPADYSADNVPFAPKHWLKIDQDGQAEDDFVMVTGYPGRTSRVTTASEVDFDVAWRYPNTIQYYQERYDLLEQLLKSDAPAATKIKAGVAKQGIQNGLEKTTGVLAGLQKGDILERKRAIDDKVKSWAARTGHEDYKAAIEKLEDMLAADRKTAAGDFNFGITMGGSNHLRTALLFVRMAEERGKPDAARKPGYQDRDMPRLEGGQKQQTRQFDAILDRMFFKLVLTKAAALPAAERAWLNPLLGIKKGAKITDKLIEARLDALYQGTKLEDEATRIDLLKNATPKSLKASKDPFVKLAVAVWPLIKARRIGTTSARATTSSWRRCTPRRWSRPSAASLRPTPTRRCASPTARSSRSRRVGCRSRRPTRSSPRTPARSRSTRRPSCSLASRPASSARTPTPRSATCRSTSSPTSTSPAATRARRRSTTRASWSGSRSTATSRAWPRTSSSTTRRPARSSSTPAT
- a CDS encoding S46 family peptidase; protein product: MASDVVFDYSTTRTIIVDTRYMMWVMDAIDGADNVLEEMGVRPSL
- a CDS encoding nuclear transport factor 2 family protein, whose protein sequence is MSVNSPRLPSPVAGARVAIFGLALATASGGCAVRRQFTRADDAAVRAVLTTQQAAWNRGDLVGYMDGYLRSPALVFTSGSKVRRGWNETYAKYRDRYGSDPSTMGTLAFEVLGVQALGPDGAIVLGRWVLTDTPNSGSGVFSVALARTAAGWKVVHDHTSSDPPPDAAP